The proteins below are encoded in one region of Arenibacter algicola:
- a CDS encoding DUF4256 domain-containing protein, translating into MIITKLTTKEQAAILEVLKTRFNQNMNRHKGLEWNAIENKFNYNPEKLWSLNEMEKTGGEPDVVDFDVESGAYIFFDCSAESPAGRRSACYDQEALESRKKFKPKHNAISMALAMGVDLMTEEDYRKLQKLGKFDTKTSSWIQTPSDIRLLGGALFADYRYGHVFVYHNGADSYYAARGFRGRLRV; encoded by the coding sequence ATGATTATAACTAAATTAACCACAAAGGAACAGGCCGCTATTCTGGAAGTTTTAAAAACCAGATTCAACCAGAACATGAATAGGCATAAAGGTCTTGAATGGAATGCTATAGAGAATAAATTTAATTACAATCCTGAAAAATTATGGTCCCTAAACGAAATGGAAAAGACCGGAGGGGAACCGGATGTGGTCGATTTTGATGTGGAAAGTGGTGCATATATCTTTTTTGATTGTTCGGCGGAAAGCCCTGCGGGAAGAAGAAGTGCCTGCTATGACCAGGAGGCACTGGAATCTAGGAAAAAGTTCAAACCCAAACACAATGCCATTTCTATGGCCTTGGCCATGGGAGTAGATTTAATGACCGAAGAGGACTATAGAAAACTACAAAAATTGGGGAAGTTCGATACAAAAACATCTAGTTGGATTCAGACTCCGTCCGATATTCGATTACTTGGAGGGGCACTGTTTGCCGATTATAGGTACGGTCATGTTTTTGTTTATCACAATGGGGCCGATTCCTATTATGCCGCCAGAGGGTTCCGCGGTAGATTAAGGGTCTAA
- a CDS encoding GNAT family N-acetyltransferase: MKVEISDFEENDRALLQQIYFEVRNSTFTWLPKDSVDKSSFNQDTEGEYILVAKVGAEIVGFASIWLQDSFLHHLYISKHYQRKGIGTLLLNKIIEKGNSDLSLKCLKQNKSGVHFYLKSGWVAVSEGTSNEGEYILFKYPISNL; this comes from the coding sequence ATGAAAGTGGAGATATCAGATTTTGAGGAAAACGATAGAGCACTGCTCCAACAAATTTATTTTGAAGTTCGTAATTCCACTTTTACATGGTTGCCCAAAGATTCTGTAGACAAATCTTCGTTTAACCAAGACACCGAAGGAGAATACATTTTGGTAGCGAAGGTGGGAGCAGAAATAGTTGGTTTTGCTTCCATATGGCTTCAGGACAGCTTCCTTCACCATCTTTATATATCCAAGCATTATCAACGTAAAGGTATTGGCACCTTACTATTGAACAAAATCATTGAAAAAGGCAATTCTGACCTTAGCTTAAAATGTTTGAAACAAAATAAATCAGGTGTCCATTTCTATTTGAAGTCGGGATGGGTAGCGGTATCCGAAGGAACATCAAATGAAGGGGAGTATATTTTATTTAAGTACCCTATATCCAATTTGTAA
- a CDS encoding MDR family MFS transporter, with amino-acid sequence MKKLVFSYFNTFNGLSKEVWWLSLITLINRAGTMVIPFLSLYLTQSLDFSLSDVGWIMALFGLGSVIGSWLGGKLTDRIGYYKVMVISLLASGVSFILLQYITTFIGFCVGVLMLMAIADMFRPAMFVALSSYSKPENRTRSITLIRLAINLGFSAGPALGGLIIFTLSYGGLFWIDGITCFIAGMLLLKILNPRKAKVIEQVKVVNPAEAYTDKAFMILLIGMTLFGLAFFQLLSTLPLFYKDVHHLTEAEIGLLLGLNGFLIFIFEMPLIKWLESSKNSMSKLILIGVLLTALSFIVINLTGWIGVLVIGMVLMSFGEMIVFPFSNSLALNRSAKGNQGQYMAYYSISFSIAHIFGHSIGMNLVANLGYTSTWNIITLLAISSAAFMLFLIYFLKKENKTASLKTIG; translated from the coding sequence ATGAAAAAATTAGTATTCAGTTATTTTAACACCTTTAATGGACTATCTAAAGAGGTGTGGTGGCTGTCACTTATTACACTTATTAACAGGGCCGGTACCATGGTTATACCATTTCTTTCCCTATACCTTACCCAAAGTTTGGACTTCAGCCTTTCGGATGTGGGGTGGATCATGGCACTCTTTGGCCTAGGGTCAGTTATCGGCTCTTGGTTGGGAGGAAAGTTAACGGATAGAATAGGCTATTATAAGGTTATGGTAATAAGTCTATTGGCTTCAGGAGTTTCGTTTATCCTCTTACAATACATAACAACATTTATTGGTTTTTGTGTTGGAGTCTTAATGCTAATGGCCATAGCCGATATGTTCCGTCCGGCCATGTTTGTGGCCTTGAGCTCCTATAGCAAACCAGAAAATAGAACGCGTTCCATAACCCTGATCAGGTTGGCCATTAATTTGGGTTTTTCTGCGGGACCTGCCCTGGGAGGCCTTATTATTTTTACCCTTAGTTATGGGGGACTTTTTTGGATAGATGGCATTACTTGTTTTATTGCGGGAATGTTATTGTTGAAAATTCTTAATCCTAGGAAAGCAAAGGTTATTGAGCAGGTTAAGGTGGTAAATCCCGCAGAAGCGTATACAGATAAGGCCTTTATGATTCTTTTGATTGGCATGACATTATTTGGACTGGCATTCTTTCAACTGTTATCTACCCTTCCCCTGTTTTATAAGGATGTGCATCATTTAACGGAGGCAGAGATCGGCCTGCTCCTAGGCTTGAACGGCTTTCTTATTTTTATTTTTGAAATGCCATTGATCAAATGGTTGGAAAGTAGTAAAAATAGTATGTCCAAACTCATCCTAATCGGGGTGCTATTAACGGCATTGAGCTTCATTGTAATCAATCTTACCGGATGGATAGGAGTCCTGGTTATTGGAATGGTTCTTATGTCCTTTGGAGAAATGATCGTATTCCCGTTCTCCAATTCCTTGGCCCTGAATAGATCCGCAAAAGGAAACCAAGGCCAATACATGGCCTATTACTCCATTTCCTTCTCCATAGCCCATATTTTTGGTCACAGCATCGGAATGAATTTAGTGGCGAATTTGGGATATACGTCTACCTGGAATATCATTACCCTATTGGCCATATCCAGTGCAGCATTTATGTTGTTCCTGATTTATTTTTTAAAGAAAGAAAACAAAACGGCTTCTTTGAAAACTATTGGATAA
- a CDS encoding 5-carboxymethyl-2-hydroxymuconate Delta-isomerase produces MPHFVIDCSENILNKKTPNEIIQRVYDSAEASGLFEDGDIKVRINPFKYYTIGNTRNDFMHIFANIMEGRSNLEKSDLSKRIVSELTSMLPEVPIISINIRDFEKATYCNKSMVEGK; encoded by the coding sequence ATGCCACACTTTGTAATTGATTGCTCAGAAAACATATTAAACAAAAAGACTCCAAACGAAATCATACAGAGAGTTTATGATTCCGCTGAAGCATCCGGTCTTTTTGAAGACGGGGACATTAAGGTAAGGATCAATCCCTTCAAATATTATACGATAGGCAATACCAGGAACGACTTTATGCACATTTTTGCCAATATTATGGAAGGAAGAAGCAATCTCGAAAAAAGTGATTTATCGAAAAGAATAGTTTCTGAATTGACATCAATGCTTCCCGAAGTTCCCATTATTTCCATAAACATCCGGGATTTTGAGAAAGCCACCTACTGCAATAAATCGATGGTGGAAGGAAAGTAA
- a CDS encoding NAD(P)H-dependent oxidoreductase encodes MNLIDNLNWRYATKMFDPKRKVSEQDLEYLKEAIRLSVSSYGLQLYKVLIIENDEIRAALRKASWDQSQITDASQLFVFCNYTLDYDRHVDDFIQRIMTALGNSSEGIIEYGEFIKTSIAKMSAEDRKSWSEKQTYLALNNLLIACAELKIDACPMEGFNNQAYNQILGLDELGLNAAVIAPVGYRSASDKTQNRKKVRKTKEELFQTA; translated from the coding sequence ATGAACTTAATAGACAATCTTAATTGGCGATATGCCACCAAAATGTTCGACCCAAAAAGAAAAGTAAGCGAGCAAGACCTGGAATATTTAAAAGAAGCAATAAGGCTTTCCGTATCGTCCTATGGCCTACAACTTTATAAGGTATTGATCATTGAAAACGATGAAATCAGGGCAGCACTGCGAAAAGCCTCTTGGGACCAATCGCAAATTACCGACGCATCCCAGCTCTTCGTTTTTTGTAATTACACCCTTGACTATGATCGGCACGTAGATGATTTTATACAACGAATTATGACTGCTCTAGGGAATTCGTCCGAAGGTATAATAGAGTATGGGGAATTCATTAAGACCAGTATCGCAAAGATGTCCGCTGAAGATCGGAAAAGCTGGTCGGAAAAGCAGACCTATCTGGCCTTGAACAACCTACTAATTGCCTGCGCAGAGCTAAAAATAGACGCCTGTCCCATGGAAGGGTTTAACAACCAGGCCTACAATCAAATACTGGGATTGGATGAGCTAGGACTTAATGCAGCCGTGATAGCCCCAGTAGGTTATAGATCTGCTTCAGACAAAACACAGAATAGAAAAAAGGTTAGAAAAACCAAGGAAGAATTGTTTCAAACTGCCTAA
- a CDS encoding GNAT family N-acetyltransferase yields MDLTRENIRNLTNLWSLAGRANGQFYSDDDYAISTVAASEWPNKLWFHRPPSRKKLEEILDRTNIAGFTIPVWQTNVTEKLLLSQNFILKNELTGMSIQLKDNHYHTSELSFQKVTDTGTAALWSSLFLKAFGYCISPETVVLTMNRVDYLIGYHGSQSIGTAVLFNDTPNLAGIHSIGVVPDHRRKGYAADLLNHVLNLAKQQGAMYATLQASQMAKGLYLKTGFREDFLLKNFVKH; encoded by the coding sequence ATGGATTTAACCAGAGAAAACATAAGGAATCTAACTAATCTATGGAGCCTGGCAGGCAGGGCCAATGGCCAATTTTACAGCGATGATGATTACGCCATAAGCACTGTGGCAGCATCAGAATGGCCCAATAAACTATGGTTTCATCGGCCTCCGAGCAGAAAGAAATTGGAAGAAATTCTCGATAGAACCAATATCGCTGGGTTCACCATCCCCGTATGGCAAACCAATGTCACCGAGAAACTTTTATTGTCCCAAAACTTTATACTAAAAAATGAACTGACCGGCATGTCCATACAGCTGAAGGATAACCACTACCATACCAGTGAACTATCCTTCCAAAAGGTAACGGACACTGGCACAGCTGCACTGTGGTCCAGTCTTTTTCTTAAGGCTTTTGGATATTGTATCAGCCCGGAAACGGTAGTACTCACCATGAACAGGGTAGACTATCTCATTGGGTACCATGGATCCCAATCTATTGGGACAGCTGTTCTTTTTAATGACACCCCTAATTTGGCCGGTATTCACTCCATTGGTGTTGTCCCGGACCATAGACGAAAGGGATATGCAGCAGACCTACTGAACCATGTTCTAAACTTGGCCAAGCAACAGGGAGCCATGTATGCTACCCTACAGGCCTCACAAATGGCAAAGGGACTTTATTTAAAAACTGGATTTCGAGAAGATTTCCTCCTTAAAAATTTTGTAAAACATTAA
- a CDS encoding DMT family transporter, whose amino-acid sequence MNNSSLLLLSFSVGILVVIQGGINARLGVLLNSSLLATSAALIMSASFTLIAVFMTVRELPSTDQIQSIPAYMWFTGGALSFLAVTLFYYIIPRIGISTAVVFGLSGQIIFAAIAGHFGWFGMPLEPMTIKKIMGMLVMTLGIILIKY is encoded by the coding sequence ATGAACAATTCATCATTATTACTGCTTTCGTTTTCGGTAGGTATTTTGGTCGTAATCCAAGGTGGAATAAACGCTAGGCTTGGGGTACTGCTAAACAGCAGCTTGTTGGCTACATCAGCAGCCTTGATTATGAGCGCGAGTTTTACGCTAATTGCGGTTTTCATGACCGTCCGCGAACTTCCAAGTACAGACCAAATACAATCGATCCCTGCCTATATGTGGTTTACGGGAGGCGCTCTAAGTTTCTTGGCAGTAACGCTCTTTTACTACATCATTCCACGTATTGGGATATCTACGGCGGTAGTTTTTGGGCTTAGTGGTCAAATAATTTTTGCTGCTATAGCAGGGCATTTTGGTTGGTTTGGAATGCCCTTGGAACCCATGACCATTAAAAAAATAATGGGAATGTTAGTGATGACCTTGGGAATAATACTCATAAAATATTAA
- a CDS encoding cyclase family protein — MKRTKIFIAILLFFQFLAIGQQHETVGKSPWGPKDQIGTLNMMTEASKLEVLSKISSGKTYDLSVDYFVGMPSFHSLGDPGYQYWLTHTPHGTIVDNPNGLGEKMNKKVSYTGDAISMYTHMGTHIDALNHFGLDGKIWNGYTPEEYLGDKGWKKTGAETIPPIIARGVLLDVANAKGPLPKNYRITSQDLQLTLEKQGMELKPGDVVLIRTGQAEFYEDAPHYLDNYPGIGLDAVKWLVEEKGIMLLGADNLSFEAFPPERKDNWVPVHTYLLAEKGVMFIEQLYLEKLSKDAVYEFAFIAASLKLRGASASPMRPIAIPMNMKE; from the coding sequence ATGAAAAGGACAAAAATTTTTATTGCAATCCTGCTCTTTTTTCAATTTTTGGCTATAGGGCAGCAACATGAAACAGTGGGCAAAAGTCCATGGGGACCAAAGGATCAAATTGGCACCCTAAATATGATGACCGAAGCTTCTAAGCTAGAGGTACTATCCAAAATATCCTCCGGAAAGACATACGACCTTAGTGTAGATTACTTTGTTGGAATGCCCAGCTTTCATTCCTTGGGAGATCCTGGATACCAGTATTGGCTTACACATACACCACATGGTACTATAGTGGACAATCCCAATGGTCTAGGAGAGAAAATGAACAAAAAGGTTAGCTATACCGGGGACGCCATCTCCATGTACACCCATATGGGGACGCATATAGATGCATTGAACCACTTTGGTCTAGATGGTAAAATATGGAATGGATATACCCCAGAGGAATACCTTGGGGACAAGGGCTGGAAGAAGACCGGAGCAGAAACCATTCCGCCAATTATTGCCAGGGGGGTACTATTGGACGTAGCGAATGCCAAAGGACCACTTCCAAAAAACTATCGCATCACTTCCCAGGACCTTCAGCTCACCTTAGAGAAACAGGGTATGGAGCTAAAACCCGGAGACGTTGTATTGATCAGGACGGGCCAAGCCGAGTTTTATGAAGATGCCCCGCACTATTTGGATAACTATCCAGGTATAGGCCTTGATGCCGTTAAGTGGTTGGTAGAGGAGAAGGGAATTATGCTCCTAGGTGCGGATAACCTTAGTTTTGAGGCCTTTCCGCCAGAACGGAAAGACAATTGGGTACCTGTGCATACATACCTGCTTGCGGAAAAAGGAGTAATGTTTATAGAGCAGCTATATTTGGAAAAACTATCCAAAGACGCGGTGTATGAATTTGCGTTCATTGCAGCCTCCCTGAAATTAAGGGGTGCCAGCGCCTCCCCTATGCGGCCCATAGCCATCCCAATGAACATGAAAGAGTAA
- a CDS encoding Crp/Fnr family transcriptional regulator, which produces MYDHLIGNIKELVPLTEDESKLIQKSFEPVSLKKKQFLLQSGEYSNHMRFISEGCVKLFSIDELGAEHILQFGINGWWINDLYAYLTQKPATFFIQAITQSTVMQIHRDRLNDLFDEIHMMDRFFRIKTQNGYVALQERTINNMSQSAEQRYLEFIGRYRDIEQQIPQYMLASYLGVTPEHLSTIRKNLRDY; this is translated from the coding sequence ATGTATGACCACCTCATTGGAAATATTAAGGAATTGGTTCCTCTTACCGAAGATGAATCCAAGCTGATCCAGAAATCGTTTGAGCCCGTATCCCTCAAAAAGAAACAATTTTTACTTCAAAGTGGGGAATACTCCAATCATATGCGCTTTATTTCCGAAGGATGCGTAAAACTTTTTAGTATAGATGAATTGGGTGCTGAACATATTCTTCAATTTGGAATAAATGGATGGTGGATCAACGACCTGTACGCCTATCTCACCCAGAAACCTGCCACTTTCTTTATTCAGGCCATAACGCAGAGTACAGTGATGCAAATTCATAGGGATAGATTAAATGATCTCTTTGATGAAATCCATATGATGGATCGATTTTTTCGTATCAAAACCCAAAACGGTTATGTTGCCCTTCAGGAAAGAACGATCAACAACATGAGTCAGTCTGCCGAGCAACGTTACCTTGAGTTTATTGGACGTTACCGGGACATAGAACAACAAATTCCTCAATATATGCTTGCCTCCTACTTGGGAGTCACTCCTGAACACCTAAGTACAATCCGAAAAAATTTAAGGGATTATTAG
- a CDS encoding DUF4386 domain-containing protein codes for MKQIAKISGIAYLMIFLSGFYANFSVLESLVDIHSPTVTLTNFVNGHSQFGYGLLGFVVMLFFDVLLVWSLFYLTQSVSRNLSFVASFFRLMHAIIFGIALSKLWRAYQLTAEVESAIDLELEVMNLVSDFDLVWTLGLLIFGLHLIVLGFLSLKSTFIPKIIGLFLLLAAMGYMLDSIAKLAYENYLVYRPYFEMGVVLTGVIGELSFTIWLLFKGLKKEKNYSTGKQVSR; via the coding sequence ATGAAACAAATCGCAAAAATTTCTGGAATAGCCTATTTAATGATTTTTCTTTCAGGTTTTTATGCCAATTTTTCTGTACTTGAAAGTCTAGTGGATATTCATAGCCCTACAGTCACGCTTACAAATTTTGTGAACGGACACTCTCAGTTTGGATACGGTCTGTTAGGATTTGTAGTGATGTTGTTCTTTGATGTTCTACTGGTATGGTCACTTTTCTATTTGACGCAATCGGTCAGTAGGAATTTATCTTTTGTGGCCTCTTTTTTCCGACTAATGCATGCTATTATTTTCGGTATAGCTTTGTCAAAATTGTGGAGGGCATACCAACTCACGGCCGAAGTGGAGAGCGCTATTGACCTGGAACTCGAAGTAATGAATCTTGTGTCGGATTTTGATTTAGTTTGGACCTTGGGATTATTGATTTTTGGCCTGCACTTGATAGTTCTTGGATTTCTTAGTTTGAAATCCACCTTTATCCCAAAAATTATCGGCCTGTTTTTACTACTGGCTGCTATGGGTTATATGTTGGATAGTATAGCAAAATTAGCGTATGAAAATTACCTTGTTTACCGACCCTATTTTGAAATGGGCGTGGTATTGACAGGAGTAATTGGGGAGCTATCATTTACCATATGGCTATTGTTCAAAGGGCTAAAAAAGGAGAAAAATTATAGTACAGGAAAGCAGGTCTCCAGGTAG